In Parasegetibacter sp. NRK P23, a single genomic region encodes these proteins:
- a CDS encoding efflux RND transporter permease subunit, giving the protein MLKRFIERPVLATVISILLVIVGVLGLTKLPLQQFPDIAPPAVQVMALYPGANAETVLRSVAPSLEESINGVENMLYMSSTASNDGSLVITVFFKLGTDPDQAAVNVQNRVAQATSQLPAEVVQAGITTAKQQNSLVMVVDLFSEDKEKYDQTFLTNYAQINIIPEIKRIPGVGQAVVFGGSKDYSMRVWLNPAQLTSYNLTPQEVMAAIRDKNLEAAPGRFGESSKESFEYVIKYKGKLSKPDEYENIVIRSNSDGSILRLKDVARVEFGSYTYGSNTRVEGLPGLNIGIFQNAGSNSSDIQIAIKALMEKAAKDFPKDVKHLILYNTKDSLDQSISQVKTTLIEAFILVFLVVFLFLQDFRSTLIPAIAVPVAILGTFFFMQLLGFSINLLTLFALVLAIGIVVDDAIVVVEAVHAKMEHEHLSPKKATVSAMSEITGAIISITLVMAAVFLPVGFMEGSTGVFYRQFAFTLAIAIVISAVNALTLSPALAALFLKEHEGSTHGNKKTFKEKFFAGFNSGFNKLTNKYTGSIRFMTKYRWASLTALLLVIVSTVYMVRKTPTGFIPSEDQGFIAISIATPAGASLDRTNAIVKEVEEKLAALPSKKTLMGLGGFNILTQSTSPSAGVAFILLKPAKERGDLKDINAIMGDVNQRLAAIKGANFFVFTFPTVPGFSNVDGLDFVLQDRTGGDLQKFSGVANNFIMELMKRPEIAVAFTSFKADYPQLEMEVDEVKAEQLDVNLRDVLQTMQAYFGSAQASDFNRFGKYYRVMVQADVSERASPEALDAVFVKNRQGEMVPLNTIVRLNRVYGPETASRYNLFNSIGVNAMAKPGFSSGDAIRAVEEVAQQQLPSGYSYEFSGMTKEEISSGGQSAVIFILSLLFIYFLLAAQYESYILPLAVILSIPTGVFGVFAAIGMTGISNNIYVQVALVMLIGLLAKNAILIVEFAAQRRRMGYTLLESALEAARLRLRPIIMTSLAFIVGLIPMMFATGPSAQGNHSISIGAAGGMVSGVLLGLFFIPVLFIVFQGLQEKLVSRKTPELALEPA; this is encoded by the coding sequence GCCCCGTATTGGCCACGGTGATCTCTATCCTGCTGGTGATCGTGGGTGTGTTAGGATTGACCAAACTTCCCCTCCAACAGTTCCCCGATATCGCGCCGCCCGCCGTGCAGGTTATGGCCCTGTATCCCGGTGCCAACGCTGAAACAGTGCTGCGTTCCGTGGCGCCGTCTCTTGAAGAGTCCATTAATGGCGTGGAGAACATGTTGTACATGAGTTCCACCGCCAGTAACGACGGCTCACTCGTGATCACCGTTTTCTTTAAGCTGGGTACCGATCCCGACCAGGCCGCGGTGAACGTTCAGAACAGGGTGGCCCAGGCTACCAGTCAGCTACCTGCTGAAGTGGTGCAGGCGGGTATTACCACCGCGAAACAACAGAACAGTCTGGTAATGGTGGTGGACCTTTTTTCTGAAGACAAAGAAAAATATGATCAGACTTTCCTGACCAACTACGCACAGATCAACATCATCCCGGAGATCAAAAGGATACCCGGTGTCGGGCAGGCGGTGGTATTTGGTGGCAGCAAGGATTATTCCATGCGTGTATGGCTGAATCCAGCGCAACTTACTTCTTACAACCTCACTCCGCAGGAAGTAATGGCCGCCATCCGCGATAAGAACCTGGAAGCCGCGCCTGGAAGGTTTGGCGAAAGCAGCAAGGAGTCATTCGAATATGTAATCAAATACAAAGGGAAGCTCAGTAAGCCCGATGAGTACGAAAACATCGTGATCCGCTCGAACAGTGATGGTTCTATCCTTAGATTGAAAGATGTGGCCAGGGTGGAATTCGGGTCCTATACTTACGGCAGCAATACCCGTGTGGAGGGGTTGCCGGGACTGAACATCGGTATCTTCCAGAATGCGGGTTCCAATTCCAGTGATATACAGATCGCGATCAAAGCATTGATGGAAAAGGCCGCGAAAGATTTTCCGAAAGATGTGAAGCACCTTATTCTTTACAATACGAAGGACTCCCTCGATCAATCCATCAGTCAGGTAAAAACAACTTTGATCGAAGCGTTCATTCTCGTGTTCCTTGTGGTGTTTCTTTTCCTGCAGGATTTCCGTTCCACCCTTATTCCCGCGATCGCCGTTCCGGTAGCCATCCTCGGTACTTTCTTCTTCATGCAGTTGCTTGGTTTTTCCATCAACCTGCTCACGTTGTTTGCGCTGGTGCTGGCCATTGGTATTGTAGTGGATGATGCCATTGTGGTGGTGGAAGCGGTACATGCAAAAATGGAACACGAACACCTTTCTCCCAAAAAAGCCACGGTATCCGCGATGAGTGAAATCACCGGCGCGATCATCTCCATCACACTGGTAATGGCGGCGGTGTTTTTGCCGGTAGGTTTTATGGAAGGGTCCACCGGCGTATTCTACCGGCAGTTTGCCTTTACCCTGGCTATTGCCATCGTGATTTCCGCGGTGAACGCGTTAACGCTGAGTCCTGCGTTGGCAGCGCTTTTCCTGAAAGAACACGAGGGTTCCACACACGGAAACAAGAAAACATTCAAAGAGAAGTTCTTCGCCGGGTTCAATTCAGGCTTTAATAAACTCACCAATAAGTACACCGGATCCATCAGGTTCATGACAAAATACCGTTGGGCCAGTTTGACCGCGCTTCTGCTGGTGATTGTTTCCACTGTGTACATGGTGCGTAAAACACCGACCGGGTTTATTCCTTCAGAAGACCAGGGCTTTATCGCCATCTCCATCGCCACACCGGCAGGGGCTTCCCTCGACCGCACCAACGCGATCGTAAAAGAAGTGGAAGAGAAACTGGCTGCGCTTCCGTCTAAAAAAACGCTGATGGGATTGGGTGGATTCAATATCCTTACGCAATCCACAAGTCCTTCCGCAGGTGTGGCCTTTATCCTGCTCAAACCCGCAAAGGAAAGGGGAGATTTGAAAGACATCAACGCGATCATGGGAGATGTGAACCAACGCCTGGCCGCGATTAAAGGCGCCAACTTCTTTGTGTTCACTTTCCCGACAGTGCCCGGTTTTAGCAATGTGGACGGACTTGATTTTGTGTTGCAGGACAGAACAGGTGGTGATCTCCAGAAATTCAGCGGCGTGGCCAACAACTTCATCATGGAATTGATGAAACGCCCGGAAATAGCCGTGGCATTCACCTCCTTCAAAGCTGATTACCCGCAACTGGAAATGGAAGTGGACGAAGTGAAGGCGGAACAACTGGATGTGAACCTCCGCGATGTATTGCAGACCATGCAGGCCTATTTCGGCAGTGCGCAGGCTTCCGATTTCAACAGGTTCGGGAAATACTACCGTGTAATGGTGCAGGCCGATGTCTCCGAAAGAGCCTCTCCCGAAGCGCTGGACGCCGTATTCGTGAAGAACAGGCAAGGCGAAATGGTGCCGCTCAATACAATCGTGCGCCTGAACAGGGTTTATGGGCCGGAAACCGCTTCGCGTTACAACCTGTTCAATTCTATCGGTGTGAACGCCATGGCCAAACCCGGTTTCAGTTCCGGTGACGCGATCCGTGCCGTGGAAGAAGTAGCACAGCAACAATTGCCTTCCGGTTATTCTTATGAATTCTCCGGGATGACAAAGGAAGAAATCAGTTCCGGCGGACAATCCGCGGTGATCTTCATCCTTTCTCTGCTGTTCATATATTTCCTGCTGGCGGCGCAATACGAAAGTTATATACTGCCCCTTGCCGTAATTCTTTCCATTCCAACAGGTGTATTTGGTGTGTTCGCGGCGATTGGTATGACCGGCATCTCGAATAACATCTATGTGCAGGTAGCACTGGTGATGCTGATCGGACTTTTGGCGAAGAACGCTATCCTTATCGTTGAATTCGCGGCACAGCGCCGCCGGATGGGATATACTTTGCTGGAATCGGCACTGGAAGCGGCGCGGCTGAGGTTGCGTCCTATCATCATGACCTCTCTCGCGTTTATTGTGGGACTGATCCCGATGATGTTCGCGACCGGTCCATCGGCGCAGGGTAACCACTCCATCAGCATCGGGGCCGCAGGCGGTATGGTGAGCGGTGTATTGCTGGGATTGTTTTTCATCCCCGTATTGTTCATCGTGTTCCAGGGACTCCAGGAGAAACTGGTCAGCAGAAAAACACCTGAACTTGCGCTGGAACCCGCCTGA